From Acidimicrobiales bacterium, one genomic window encodes:
- a CDS encoding proline--tRNA ligase, which translates to MRWSNLFIPTLRDAPADAEAASHKLLVRGGFIRQLHAGHYSMLPLGLKVHEKVAAIVREEINAIGGQEFLLPAMHPASIWKKSGRWEVMGDEMFKLVDRKGADNALGMTHEEIFTDLALEITSYKALPQIWYQIQWKFRDEPRPKSGLLRVREFAMKDSYSFDLDEAGLDTAYQRHHDAYVRIFERLSLPAMPVEASSGSMGGSGSTEFMVPSPAGEDDVVRCPACDYAANVERATSAIAPVTDREITALTRFSTPGVRTIKALEEIDDGAPADHQIKTMVMMLDGEITLALVRGDHQLNLQKLQDHTGAIDIRPATPEETIEHLGASPGSLGAVHVEGIRIIADPVLQGRAGLTTGANEDDWHWTGVDVARDINVESFADLREVTAGEPCSKCGTPLEIVRCIEAGHIFKLGTKYSDALGAHVLDPDGNQIPLVMGSYGIGIGRNMAAAAETHHDDNGLIWPVSIAPYEAVVTIVSMKDDASVAAGERLYAELASRGVDVILDDRDARAGVKFADAELIGIPYRVTIGPKALAEGEVEFTPRASGETTRVGIDAIVDQLTTTITAAR; encoded by the coding sequence ATGCGCTGGTCGAACCTCTTCATCCCCACGTTGCGCGATGCCCCGGCCGATGCCGAGGCCGCCAGCCACAAGCTGCTCGTGCGCGGCGGCTTCATCCGCCAGCTCCACGCCGGCCACTACTCGATGCTGCCGCTGGGCCTGAAGGTCCACGAGAAGGTGGCCGCGATCGTGCGCGAGGAGATCAACGCGATCGGGGGACAGGAGTTCCTCCTGCCCGCCATGCATCCCGCCTCGATCTGGAAGAAGTCGGGTCGCTGGGAGGTCATGGGCGACGAGATGTTCAAACTCGTGGATCGCAAGGGCGCCGACAACGCGCTCGGCATGACCCACGAGGAGATCTTCACCGACCTCGCCCTCGAGATCACCTCCTACAAGGCGCTGCCCCAGATCTGGTACCAGATCCAGTGGAAGTTCCGCGACGAGCCCCGACCCAAGAGCGGACTGCTGCGGGTGCGCGAGTTCGCGATGAAGGACTCCTACTCGTTCGACCTCGACGAGGCCGGCCTCGATACCGCCTATCAGCGTCACCACGACGCCTATGTGCGGATCTTCGAACGGCTCTCGCTGCCGGCCATGCCCGTCGAGGCGTCGTCCGGCTCGATGGGCGGCTCGGGTTCGACGGAGTTCATGGTCCCCTCCCCGGCCGGCGAGGACGACGTCGTCCGCTGTCCGGCGTGCGACTACGCGGCCAACGTCGAGCGGGCCACCTCCGCCATCGCCCCGGTGACCGACCGCGAGATCACCGCCCTCACCCGTTTCTCCACCCCGGGAGTTCGCACCATCAAGGCGCTGGAGGAGATCGACGACGGCGCGCCGGCCGACCATCAGATCAAGACGATGGTGATGATGCTCGACGGTGAGATCACCCTCGCCCTCGTTCGCGGCGACCACCAGCTCAACCTCCAGAAGCTGCAGGACCACACGGGCGCGATCGACATCCGCCCCGCGACGCCCGAGGAGACCATCGAACACCTGGGCGCGAGTCCGGGCTCGCTGGGGGCGGTCCACGTCGAGGGGATCCGGATCATCGCCGACCCCGTACTGCAGGGGCGCGCCGGCCTGACCACCGGCGCCAACGAGGACGACTGGCACTGGACCGGTGTCGATGTCGCCCGCGACATCAACGTCGAGTCGTTCGCCGACCTGCGTGAGGTCACCGCCGGGGAACCCTGTAGCAAGTGCGGGACCCCACTCGAGATCGTCCGGTGCATCGAGGCCGGCCACATCTTCAAGTTGGGGACCAAGTACTCCGACGCGCTCGGCGCCCACGTGCTCGACCCCGACGGAAACCAGATTCCCCTGGTGATGGGAAGCTATGGCATCGGCATCGGTCGCAACATGGCGGCCGCGGCCGAGACCCACCACGACGACAACGGCCTGATCTGGCCCGTGTCGATCGCCCCCTACGAGGCGGTGGTCACCATCGTGAGCATGAAGGACGACGCCTCGGTTGCCGCGGGGGAACGGCTCTACGCCGAACTCGCGTCGCGGGGCGTCGACGTGATCCTCGACGACCGCGACGCCCGAGCGGGCGTGAAGTTCGCCGACGCGGAACTGATCGGGATCCCCTATCGGGTCACGATCGGCCCGAAGGCGCTGGCCGAGGGCGAGGTCGAGTTCACACCGCGGGCGTCGGGCGAGACGACCCGAGTCGGCATCGACGCCATCGTCGACCAGCTCACCACCACCATCACCGCCGCCCGCTGA
- a CDS encoding IclR family transcriptional regulator encodes MSVQSIERAFSLLRALALGPTGVTDLAIKVKLPKSTVARLLGALESENVVTQDRAGGDYRLGEGLIDIAGAARPGRDLVSTARPHLLELTERVGETSGVSIANGHTMYFLDHAEAESEIQVRSWTGESCPIHTVPSGLAVMAHWPAERLDALLRSDLVRPTSRTLTDPDAIRSRLEQIRSLGYAWGHDELAEGINSVAAPIIAPDGSVEAAVHIHGPAHRLPDPEESRDLGVLTIETAARIAERLPAE; translated from the coding sequence ATGTCCGTCCAGTCGATCGAGCGCGCCTTCTCGCTGCTGCGAGCGCTCGCCCTCGGGCCGACCGGCGTCACCGATCTCGCCATCAAGGTGAAGCTGCCGAAGTCGACCGTGGCACGCCTGCTCGGTGCGCTCGAATCCGAGAACGTCGTCACCCAGGACCGGGCCGGCGGCGACTACCGCCTCGGGGAAGGGCTGATCGACATCGCCGGCGCAGCACGACCCGGCCGCGATCTGGTGTCGACCGCTCGACCCCACCTCCTCGAACTGACCGAACGGGTGGGTGAGACATCGGGTGTCTCCATCGCCAACGGCCACACCATGTACTTCCTCGACCATGCGGAGGCCGAGAGCGAGATCCAGGTGCGCAGCTGGACCGGCGAATCGTGCCCGATCCACACCGTCCCGTCGGGACTGGCGGTGATGGCCCACTGGCCAGCGGAACGACTCGATGCCCTCCTGCGATCCGACCTCGTGCGGCCGACGTCACGAACCCTCACCGATCCCGACGCGATCCGCTCCCGACTCGAGCAGATCCGGAGCCTCGGCTACGCGTGGGGCCACGACGAGCTCGCCGAAGGGATCAACTCCGTCGCCGCACCGATCATCGCTCCCGATGGTTCGGTCGAGGCAGCGGTCCACATCCACGGTCCGGCCCACCGGCTCCCGGATCCCGAGGAGTCGCGCGATCTTGGCGTCCTGACGATCGAGACCGCCGCACGCATCGCCGAGCGCCTGCCGGCCGAGTGA
- a CDS encoding amidohydrolase family protein, which produces MAYIEGRTVHDADAHIMETPNWLRSYADPAIRDRIDVPGYANELKQTGDEPVDLDATFARLADRHRSEEFLTDEAAQVMVRKNFAATGSFLAEDRPRVLDFIGVRSQLLFNTFHNGRLFAWERTRDLELIAGAARAHNRGMLEFCSVDERLFATAYVPLVDFDLAAEIAAEAIDAGAGALLVGSDCPPEHSPSHRELDRVWSQAAEARLPIVFHVGGTGDLLSPAYFNNGLPIPPDFHGGDENFRSVDYMGIAHPPMQTIAAMIFDGVFERFPDLRLGVIEQGAVWLPSFCKRMESAFDAFHRHEERLQTLSLRPTEYVQRQIRATPYPTEDVGWITDNLGPGVCLFSTDYPHVEGGRDPYGRFERSLGDRSDAIRQAFYCDNMVDLMGPQLAAA; this is translated from the coding sequence TTGGCCTACATCGAAGGACGGACCGTTCACGACGCCGACGCGCACATCATGGAAACGCCGAACTGGCTGCGGAGCTACGCCGACCCCGCGATCCGCGACCGCATCGACGTGCCGGGTTATGCCAACGAGTTGAAGCAGACCGGCGACGAACCCGTCGATCTCGACGCGACGTTCGCCCGGCTGGCCGACCGCCATCGATCAGAGGAGTTCCTGACCGACGAGGCGGCACAGGTGATGGTGCGCAAGAACTTCGCGGCGACGGGCTCCTTTCTCGCCGAGGACCGTCCGCGGGTGCTCGACTTCATCGGTGTTCGATCGCAGTTGCTGTTCAACACGTTCCACAACGGCCGACTGTTCGCCTGGGAACGGACACGGGATCTCGAGCTGATCGCAGGGGCGGCTCGCGCCCACAACCGCGGGATGCTCGAGTTCTGTTCCGTCGACGAGCGCCTGTTCGCCACTGCCTACGTGCCGCTCGTCGATTTCGATCTCGCCGCCGAGATCGCCGCGGAGGCGATCGACGCCGGTGCCGGCGCGTTGCTGGTCGGCTCCGACTGTCCACCCGAACACTCGCCCTCGCACCGCGAACTCGACCGGGTCTGGAGCCAGGCCGCCGAGGCACGTCTCCCGATCGTGTTCCACGTGGGCGGCACCGGCGACCTGCTCTCCCCCGCCTACTTCAACAACGGCCTCCCCATCCCGCCCGACTTCCACGGCGGCGACGAGAACTTCCGGTCGGTCGACTACATGGGTATCGCCCATCCCCCGATGCAGACGATCGCCGCGATGATCTTCGACGGCGTGTTCGAACGGTTCCCCGATCTCCGTCTCGGCGTGATCGAACAGGGCGCGGTCTGGCTGCCGAGCTTCTGCAAGCGGATGGAGTCCGCGTTCGACGCCTTCCACCGGCACGAGGAGCGGCTCCAGACCCTGTCGCTGCGGCCGACCGAGTACGTGCAGCGACAGATCCGGGCGACGCCGTACCCGACCGAGGACGTCGGCTGGATCACGGACAACCTCGGCCCCGGCGTGTGTCTGTTCTCGACCGACTACCCCCATGTCGAGGGCGGGCGCGACCCCTACGGCCGTTTCGAACGCAGCCTCGGCGACCGCAGCGACGCGATCCGCCAGGCCTTCTACTGCGACAACATGGTCGACCTCATGGGCCCACAGCTCGCCGCCGCCTGA
- a CDS encoding electron transfer flavoprotein subunit alpha/FixB family protein, protein MLLVVLEHDRGRLVEASREALTFGRTLAGKMDTELVAALIGSDDDDLVAAAAAYGARVVHTCVHEVLSDYGPDAFGAVVAQMVAALSPDAVLACGSDRGNEVMAHAAARLDAPFVANCTDVSPGEPWTMTRLQWGGSLLEDTTLTAEVPLLTCGLHVVAAVPGDEADPDTEEFDADLDDRHAVTIVSDRVVQEAGVTLPTAPVVVGGGRGVGSEVGFETLEELAGLLGGRVGCSRAVTNLGWRPHSDQVGQTGTRIAPEIYIASGISGAIQHWVGAMASKHILAINIDRDANMVAKADWAVIGDLHEVIPAISEEIRRRRAVGP, encoded by the coding sequence ATGCTGCTGGTCGTCCTCGAACACGATCGCGGCCGCCTCGTCGAGGCGTCACGCGAGGCGTTGACCTTCGGGCGCACCCTTGCCGGGAAGATGGACACCGAACTCGTCGCTGCCCTCATCGGATCCGACGACGACGATCTCGTCGCGGCGGCCGCTGCGTACGGCGCGCGCGTCGTCCACACCTGTGTGCACGAGGTGCTGTCCGACTATGGGCCCGACGCGTTCGGCGCCGTCGTGGCCCAGATGGTCGCCGCACTCTCGCCCGACGCCGTGCTCGCCTGCGGGTCCGACCGGGGCAACGAGGTCATGGCCCACGCGGCCGCCCGCCTCGACGCGCCCTTCGTCGCGAACTGCACTGATGTCAGCCCAGGTGAGCCATGGACGATGACCCGTCTGCAGTGGGGCGGGTCGTTGCTCGAGGACACGACGCTCACCGCCGAGGTGCCATTGCTCACCTGTGGACTCCATGTCGTTGCCGCCGTGCCGGGTGACGAAGCGGACCCGGATACCGAGGAGTTCGACGCGGATCTCGATGACCGTCACGCGGTGACGATCGTCAGTGACCGAGTTGTGCAGGAGGCCGGTGTCACGCTGCCGACCGCACCGGTGGTCGTCGGCGGCGGACGCGGCGTCGGGTCCGAAGTCGGGTTCGAAACGCTCGAGGAGCTTGCCGGGCTTCTCGGCGGTCGCGTCGGCTGTTCCCGTGCGGTGACCAACCTCGGGTGGCGCCCGCACTCGGACCAGGTGGGGCAGACCGGCACCCGCATCGCCCCCGAGATCTACATCGCGTCCGGGATCTCGGGTGCGATCCAGCACTGGGTCGGCGCGATGGCGAGCAAGCACATCCTCGCGATCAACATCGACCGCGACGCGAACATGGTGGCCAAGGCCGACTGGGCCGTGATCGGCGACCTCCACGAGGTCATCCCTGCGATCAGTGAGGAGATCAGGCGGCGGCGAGCTGTGGGCCCATGA
- a CDS encoding electron transfer flavoprotein subunit beta/FixA family protein — protein sequence MKILVCVKRVPAPGAKINVTSDGMEVDAAHLGFTTSPHEECGVEGAIQLKEAHGGDVTVLTLGGGEAQEQLRYAASVGADRGVLVQTDGAPWDPQRTAAAITDAIRSLESSDGAFDLILFGNESADAGGFQVGIRVARALDRPIVQGIKGIDIGGGGITARREIDGGFEVYELPMPCVLGVKEGLNLPRYPTMKGRLASKKLEIRSIDAAAATGGQARVRLHRPVEQVSETVILGEGPEAAAAVVDVLDELGVL from the coding sequence ATGAAGATTCTGGTTTGTGTCAAGCGGGTGCCGGCGCCGGGCGCCAAGATCAACGTGACCTCCGACGGGATGGAGGTCGACGCCGCCCATCTCGGCTTCACCACGAGTCCGCACGAGGAGTGCGGGGTCGAGGGTGCGATCCAGCTGAAGGAGGCGCACGGCGGTGACGTCACCGTGTTGACGCTGGGTGGGGGAGAGGCCCAGGAACAGCTCCGGTACGCGGCGTCGGTCGGAGCGGATCGTGGAGTGCTCGTGCAAACCGACGGCGCGCCGTGGGATCCGCAGCGTACGGCTGCTGCGATCACCGACGCGATCCGTTCGCTCGAATCCTCCGACGGTGCCTTCGATCTCATCCTGTTCGGCAACGAGTCGGCCGACGCGGGTGGCTTCCAGGTCGGCATACGGGTTGCTCGTGCGCTCGATCGCCCGATCGTGCAGGGCATCAAGGGCATCGACATCGGCGGCGGTGGCATCACCGCCCGTCGCGAGATCGACGGCGGGTTCGAGGTCTACGAGCTGCCGATGCCGTGCGTGCTCGGCGTGAAGGAGGGCCTCAACCTCCCCCGCTACCCGACGATGAAGGGCCGGCTCGCCTCGAAGAAGCTCGAGATCCGCTCGATCGACGCGGCGGCTGCTACCGGTGGTCAGGCGCGGGTCCGCCTGCACCGACCGGTCGAGCAGGTGTCCGAGACCGTCATCCTCGGTGAGGGGCCGGAGGCCGCGGCCGCCGTGGTCGACGTGCTCGACGAGCTGGGGGTCCTCTGA
- a CDS encoding FAD-dependent oxidoreductase, with the protein MSEFPTHAKVVVIGAGIVGNCLVGHLARLGWTDMVLLDKGPLPNPGGSTGHASNFIFPVDHNKEMALLGEQSANQYRDMNLSVDSGGIEVARTQERMDELQRRMTSATAWGIEAHLLTPAEVKELVPFINDEVILGGFYCPTVSVVDSLEAGTTMRKEAIETAGLQVFANTEVLDLITTAEPGPNGRRRIEAVATDKGTIEADHVVIACGVWSNRIASMADTYIPLVPAVHQMADVGPMDILAETNNEIGYPIVRDMDTFCYERQSAGSMEVGSYGHRPILHHPDEIPSNEEAALSPTEMPFTPDDFDDQMEQAIELMEMLGDAEIKYAINGLLSLTPDAMPCLGEVPDVEGLWSAAAVWVKEGPGMAQVVAEWMTHGYPRVIDAHGADIARFYDEEKSDEHIWARAEEHFNKTYGIVHPAEQWASRRFLVDSPYRSRQESLDAEFFQARVWERPQWYDSNADLVERYGLAEREVEWDNRWWSPITVGEHLNLREHCGLVDLSAFQIYELSGPGAVAFADHLAVNKIDVPVGRSVYTPWLNADGGFHSDLTMMRTGDDAVQIVTGVFDGGRDEFWVRKHMPNDGSVSFANRTRELSTLGLWGPNAPAVLGQLTDHDLSHDGSPYGSYLPVTVAGVDCNLLRLSYVGDTGWEIYIPWDQATTVWDAVMAAGADHGIRATGGGVYGTSGRIEKGYRLMGAELESEYNPVEAGLARPKVKAADFIGKEAYLAAREAGAEVQCVTLTVEDNRDAQGRQRWMQGGNEPILDMNGDRIVDSHGRVSRVTSAGYGPSIGKVLLMGYVPTELAAPGTDLQVMYMNERFPVKVVGTGSAFDPQNTRLF; encoded by the coding sequence GTGAGCGAATTTCCCACACACGCGAAGGTCGTCGTCATCGGCGCCGGCATCGTCGGCAACTGTCTCGTCGGCCACCTGGCCCGCCTCGGCTGGACCGACATGGTGCTGCTCGACAAGGGCCCGTTGCCCAACCCCGGTGGCTCGACCGGTCACGCCTCGAACTTCATCTTCCCGGTCGATCACAACAAGGAGATGGCGCTGCTCGGCGAGCAGTCGGCCAATCAGTACCGGGACATGAACCTCTCGGTCGACTCCGGCGGCATCGAGGTCGCCCGCACCCAGGAGCGCATGGACGAACTCCAACGGCGCATGACCTCGGCCACGGCGTGGGGGATCGAAGCCCACCTGCTCACCCCGGCCGAGGTCAAGGAACTCGTGCCCTTCATCAACGACGAGGTCATCCTGGGTGGCTTCTACTGTCCGACGGTCTCCGTGGTCGACTCGCTCGAGGCCGGCACGACGATGCGGAAGGAGGCGATCGAGACGGCCGGGTTGCAGGTGTTCGCCAACACCGAGGTGCTCGACCTGATCACCACTGCCGAGCCCGGACCCAACGGGCGCCGCAGGATCGAGGCGGTCGCCACGGACAAGGGGACCATCGAGGCCGACCATGTGGTGATCGCGTGCGGTGTGTGGTCGAACCGCATCGCCTCGATGGCCGACACCTACATCCCGCTCGTGCCCGCCGTCCATCAGATGGCCGACGTGGGCCCGATGGACATCCTGGCCGAGACCAACAACGAGATCGGCTACCCGATCGTTCGCGACATGGACACCTTCTGTTACGAACGCCAGTCGGCCGGCTCGATGGAGGTCGGGTCCTACGGCCACCGTCCGATCCTGCACCACCCCGACGAGATCCCGTCCAACGAAGAGGCCGCACTCAGCCCCACCGAGATGCCCTTCACCCCCGACGACTTCGACGACCAGATGGAACAGGCCATCGAGCTGATGGAGATGCTCGGCGATGCCGAGATCAAGTACGCGATCAACGGACTGCTCTCGCTCACGCCCGACGCGATGCCCTGTCTCGGCGAGGTCCCCGACGTCGAGGGCCTCTGGTCGGCTGCTGCGGTGTGGGTCAAGGAGGGGCCGGGTATGGCACAGGTGGTCGCCGAGTGGATGACCCACGGCTACCCCCGGGTGATCGATGCCCACGGGGCCGACATCGCCCGCTTCTACGACGAGGAGAAGAGCGACGAACACATCTGGGCGCGAGCCGAGGAGCACTTCAACAAGACCTACGGCATCGTGCACCCCGCCGAGCAGTGGGCGAGCCGGCGCTTCCTCGTCGACTCGCCCTACCGGTCGCGTCAGGAATCGCTCGACGCGGAGTTCTTCCAGGCCCGCGTGTGGGAACGGCCCCAGTGGTACGACTCCAACGCCGACCTCGTCGAGCGCTACGGCCTGGCCGAGCGTGAGGTCGAGTGGGACAACCGCTGGTGGAGCCCCATCACGGTCGGCGAGCACCTCAACCTGCGCGAGCACTGTGGACTCGTCGACCTGTCGGCGTTCCAGATCTACGAGCTCTCCGGTCCCGGCGCCGTCGCCTTCGCCGACCACCTTGCGGTCAACAAGATCGACGTGCCCGTCGGTCGCTCCGTCTACACGCCGTGGCTCAACGCCGACGGCGGCTTCCACTCCGACCTCACGATGATGCGGACGGGCGACGACGCAGTACAGATCGTGACCGGTGTGTTCGACGGCGGGCGCGACGAGTTCTGGGTCCGCAAGCACATGCCGAACGACGGCTCGGTCAGCTTCGCCAACCGGACCCGGGAGCTCTCGACACTCGGGCTCTGGGGCCCGAACGCCCCGGCCGTGCTCGGCCAGTTGACCGACCACGACCTGAGCCACGACGGCTCGCCCTACGGTTCGTATCTGCCGGTCACTGTCGCCGGGGTCGACTGCAACCTCCTCCGCCTCTCCTACGTCGGCGACACCGGCTGGGAGATCTACATCCCATGGGATCAGGCCACCACGGTGTGGGATGCGGTCATGGCGGCCGGCGCGGACCACGGCATCCGGGCCACCGGCGGCGGTGTCTACGGGACCTCCGGTCGGATCGAGAAGGGCTACCGCCTGATGGGGGCCGAGCTCGAGAGCGAGTACAACCCGGTCGAGGCCGGCCTCGCCCGGCCCAAGGTCAAGGCCGCCGACTTCATCGGCAAGGAGGCATATCTGGCCGCCCGTGAGGCCGGCGCCGAAGTGCAGTGCGTGACCCTCACCGTCGAGGACAATCGCGACGCACAGGGCCGTCAGCGCTGGATGCAGGGTGGCAACGAGCCGATCCTCGACATGAACGGCGACCGCATCGTCGACTCCCACGGCCGTGTGTCGCGCGTGACCTCGGCCGGGTACGGCCCGTCGATCGGCAAGGTCCTGCTGATGGGCTACGTGCCCACCGAGTTGGCCGCACCCGGCACCGACCTCCAGGTCATGTACATGAACGAGCGGTTCCCCGTGAAGGTCGTCGGCACCGGTTCCGCCTTCGACCCCCAAAACACCCGCCTTTTCTGA